Proteins co-encoded in one Christiangramia fulva genomic window:
- the rimO gene encoding 30S ribosomal protein S12 methylthiotransferase RimO, whose amino-acid sequence MRTKSRKKNRINVVTLGCSKNVYDSEVLMGQLKANKKDVVHEQEGNIVVINTCGFIDNAKEQSVNTILEFVEKKEQGEVDKVFVTGCLSERYKPELLKEIPNVDQYFGTTELPSLLKALEADYKHELLGERMTTTPQNYAFLKIAEGCDRPCSFCAIPLMRGKHRSTPIEQIVKEAKGLAANGVKELILIAQDLTYYGLDLYKKRNLAELLENLVKVEGIEWIRLHYAFPTGFPMDVLEVMKREPKICNYLDIPLQHISDDLLKSMRRGTTHEKTTKLLKEFRKTVPEMAIRTTLIVGYPGETEAHFEELKEWVKEMRFERLGCFTYSHEENTHAFNLEDNVPEDVKQQRANEIMEIQSQISWELNQEKIGKTFKVIIDRKEGNYFVGRTEHDSPDVDNEVLIDATEIYLKTGEFYDVKITDAADFDLYGTPLNVNTEKPGRKELKIRSV is encoded by the coding sequence ATGAGAACGAAGTCGAGAAAAAAGAACAGGATCAATGTGGTTACCCTGGGTTGTAGTAAGAATGTTTACGACAGCGAGGTTTTGATGGGGCAGCTTAAGGCCAACAAGAAAGATGTGGTACATGAGCAGGAAGGAAATATTGTCGTGATCAATACCTGCGGATTTATCGATAATGCCAAGGAGCAATCGGTGAATACGATTCTTGAATTTGTTGAAAAGAAAGAGCAGGGCGAGGTAGACAAGGTTTTTGTGACCGGATGCCTTAGTGAACGCTATAAACCCGAACTTCTAAAGGAAATTCCGAATGTTGACCAGTATTTTGGAACTACCGAATTGCCATCCTTGCTTAAAGCCCTGGAAGCCGATTATAAACATGAACTTTTAGGGGAGCGAATGACCACGACTCCGCAGAATTATGCTTTTTTGAAGATCGCCGAAGGTTGTGATCGTCCGTGTTCGTTTTGTGCTATCCCTTTGATGCGCGGGAAACATCGGTCCACACCCATCGAACAAATAGTTAAAGAAGCCAAAGGACTTGCAGCAAATGGCGTAAAGGAACTGATACTTATAGCTCAGGACTTAACTTATTACGGTCTTGATCTTTATAAAAAACGAAACCTGGCAGAATTGCTCGAAAATCTTGTCAAGGTTGAAGGCATTGAGTGGATTCGCCTTCATTATGCCTTTCCTACAGGCTTCCCGATGGATGTACTGGAAGTGATGAAAAGGGAGCCGAAAATATGCAATTATCTGGATATACCGCTGCAGCATATTTCAGATGATCTTTTGAAATCGATGCGACGTGGCACCACTCACGAAAAAACTACCAAATTGCTGAAGGAATTCCGAAAAACGGTTCCTGAAATGGCCATTAGAACTACGCTGATCGTTGGTTATCCGGGAGAGACCGAAGCTCATTTCGAGGAATTAAAGGAATGGGTAAAGGAAATGCGATTTGAACGCCTGGGTTGTTTTACTTATTCTCATGAGGAAAATACACATGCTTTTAATCTTGAAGATAATGTTCCGGAAGATGTGAAGCAGCAGCGAGCAAACGAGATCATGGAAATCCAGTCTCAGATCTCCTGGGAACTGAATCAGGAAAAAATTGGAAAGACCTTTAAAGTGATTATAGATCGTAAGGAAGGCAATTATTTTGTTGGTCGTACCGAGCATGATTCACCCGATGTGGATAACGAAGTGCTGATCGACGCTACCGAAATTTATCTGAAAACTGGAGAATTCTATGATGTAAAGATCACCGATGCTGCCGATTTTGACCTTTACGGAACTCCGTTAAATGTTAATACTGAAAAACCCGGGAGAAAAGAATTAAAGATAAGGTCTGTTTAA